The region CCCAACTGCATTCCCTTAGCTTATCAAAGGGCGTCCCCCCTGAGAACTTAGGCCTTTTGGCTATAGGCAGTTAGGGGCTCTTTGATCCAGCGAATGTAGAGATGTTTGAATGTGGATTTGAGGACGCGGGGGGCGCCAAAGTCAATGGGCATCATTTGCTGCGGCAGTTGCCAATCGCGAATTGTTAGTTCATGGGGCTGTGCCAAGGGGAACTCAATCTCACTCAGCTCATAGTTGTAGCCGAGGGCGGTGGCAGCGCGTTGGGTGGGAATGCGCTCAGGGTCAACATTCAAGATAGCCACAAAGGCGCGATCGAGGGCAAAAACATCGCGACTGGCACCCAAAACATGCAGGGGTCGCGGCGTGCCACCACTGGGGCCGTTGCCTTCATGGCCAATAATGCCATCCATAATTGTGAGGTCGGGGGCGATCGCCCGTGCGGTTTCCACAAGCATGCGGCCAAAGCGATCGGCATCCTTACCTGCTTCCATGTGCCACCATGCCTTCATTTTGCCGGGGACACAGCCAAAGAGATTCTTCACCCCGAGGGTGAGGGTCAGTTGCACGTGGGATTTGACTTTGGGGAGGTTAATGACCACATCGGCGGCCATTGCTTCTTTACTCAGGCGCAGGTGGGCAAATTCGGGATTATCTGTGGCATAGCGATCGCCATGGAATTCAATGACGGGTAAATTTAATGCCTGAATATAGGGCAGGTATCCATTGCTGCGGGCAACCCCCAATGCGGAGCCAAAGGCAGGTCCATCCCCAAGAAAGGGTTTGCCACCGGCGGCTTGTACCATTTTGGCAACGCAATAGACCAGTTCAGGACGGGTCACGCATTCCTGCTTTGGCCGTGCCCCCGTGAGTAAATTGGGCTTGAGGAGCACGCGATCGCCCGGTTTAACAATTGCCGCCATTCCCCCCAAGGGCGCCAGGAGTTCTTCAAGAGAGCCACTGAGAGGGTCAAGGTCATAGGAGGTTGCCCGCAGTAAGCTTACACTTGGCATTAGAGGTTCCTCATTGCTTGGCAGTCTTTCCCCACAGTGTGCCACAAAGCATTATAGAGCGACATCCTCTAGCCACCTCCCTGATCCACCTCAATTCACAGGTGAAAATAAAAAAATAGCCAAAAAATACCCTAAGGAGAATTGATGCCCCCCAGGGAGCGATCGCAAATGTCCCAAGGCCCTGAGTCAGAATTTCGGCAGCAGGTGGAGCGCCTGCATCGCTTTACTGTTGTCATGCGCTGGAGTGTGGTGCTCTTTCTTTGGCTGACTGTCGGCATCTGGAGTCTTTGGGGCTTC is a window of Thermosynechococcus vestitus BP-1 DNA encoding:
- a CDS encoding DUF362 domain-containing protein, which gives rise to MPSVSLLRATSYDLDPLSGSLEELLAPLGGMAAIVKPGDRVLLKPNLLTGARPKQECVTRPELVYCVAKMVQAAGGKPFLGDGPAFGSALGVARSNGYLPYIQALNLPVIEFHGDRYATDNPEFAHLRLSKEAMAADVVINLPKVKSHVQLTLTLGVKNLFGCVPGKMKAWWHMEAGKDADRFGRMLVETARAIAPDLTIMDGIIGHEGNGPSGGTPRPLHVLGASRDVFALDRAFVAILNVDPERIPTQRAATALGYNYELSEIEFPLAQPHELTIRDWQLPQQMMPIDFGAPRVLKSTFKHLYIRWIKEPLTAYSQKA